The following coding sequences lie in one Metallumcola ferriviriculae genomic window:
- a CDS encoding LytR/AlgR family response regulator transcription factor, whose translation MSTVAIKKSDKPINSIRKKIINKLALKIERNLIFLETNDIVFISRKNRKTIIYATDGNAIYINETLENLEQRLSQETFFRSHKSYIINLDKVVEIQPWSRGSYLVIFSKTRNVAYMTADKYKKLQETLNLE comes from the coding sequence TTGAGCACAGTTGCAATTAAAAAATCTGATAAACCTATAAATTCCATCAGAAAAAAGATTATAAATAAACTTGCATTAAAAATCGAACGTAACCTCATCTTTCTTGAAACAAATGATATTGTCTTTATTAGCCGCAAAAATAGGAAGACTATAATCTATGCTACCGATGGCAATGCAATATACATTAATGAAACTCTGGAAAACCTCGAACAACGCTTGAGCCAGGAAACATTCTTCCGATCACACAAAAGTTATATCATTAACCTCGATAAAGTCGTGGAAATTCAGCCTTGGTCCCGAGGAAGTTATCTTGTAATTTTCAGTAAAACAAGGAATGTGGCGTACATGACTGCCGATAAATATAAAAAATTACAGGAAACTTTAAACCTGGAATAA
- a CDS encoding flavin reductase has translation MKKWRCTVCNYIHEGETPPDVCPVCGVGPEMFEEVKVETEQELMTAEEKTNAKPAIRKFTYGLFVISSKKGDKVNAQAANTAFQITNDPAKIAIGINKNNLTWEYINESGIFAVNILGQNQIDTVKHFGFQSGKKVDKFSDVSYTTEKTGAPLLTECTAWVECQVEHQIDVGTHTIFVGQVVNGANLGDAEPLTYAYYHQNK, from the coding sequence TTGAAAAAATGGCGTTGTACTGTTTGTAATTACATTCATGAAGGGGAAACTCCGCCTGATGTTTGTCCGGTATGCGGCGTGGGCCCGGAAATGTTTGAAGAGGTTAAGGTTGAAACAGAGCAGGAGTTGATGACTGCTGAAGAAAAAACTAATGCAAAACCAGCTATTCGGAAATTTACATACGGCCTATTTGTAATTAGTTCAAAAAAAGGCGATAAGGTCAATGCTCAAGCCGCAAACACTGCCTTTCAAATCACCAATGACCCGGCCAAAATAGCCATAGGCATTAATAAGAACAATCTTACCTGGGAATATATTAATGAAAGCGGCATCTTCGCGGTTAATATCCTCGGCCAAAACCAGATTGACACGGTTAAGCACTTTGGCTTCCAATCCGGGAAAAAGGTTGATAAGTTCTCTGATGTGTCCTACACCACTGAAAAAACCGGTGCGCCTCTGCTTACAGAGTGTACCGCTTGGGTTGAGTGCCAAGTTGAACACCAAATTGATGTAGGTACCCATACCATCTTTGTAGGCCAGGTGGTCAATGGCGCAAATTTAGGTGATGCAGAACCCCTTACCTATGCTTACTATCATCAAAACAAATAA
- the uppS gene encoding polyprenyl diphosphate synthase, whose amino-acid sequence MAKPKRFTRIPKHIGVIPDGNRRWALSKGLNKEDGYGNGIDPGVELYKQCLELGVEEMSFYGFTMDNTKRPREQTKAFQKACVDAVTALTDLDASILVVGDCDSLLFPKELKDFIQRRSFGRGLMRVNFLINYGWQWDLRALMANRKEKVPGGKNIAEVLASSDVSRIDLVIRWGGRRRLSGFLPIQTVYADFYVVDEMWPDFKEGHVYEALSWYQAQDITLGG is encoded by the coding sequence ATGGCCAAGCCAAAACGCTTTACCAGGATACCTAAACATATCGGAGTTATTCCCGACGGAAATCGTCGCTGGGCCTTATCCAAGGGACTGAATAAGGAAGACGGCTACGGTAATGGGATAGACCCCGGCGTTGAGCTGTACAAACAATGTCTGGAACTTGGTGTAGAGGAAATGTCTTTTTACGGATTTACTATGGACAATACTAAACGTCCGAGAGAACAGACCAAGGCCTTTCAAAAGGCCTGCGTAGATGCAGTGACAGCATTGACGGATCTTGATGCTTCTATATTGGTTGTTGGTGATTGTGATTCACTATTATTTCCTAAAGAACTAAAGGATTTTATTCAACGGCGAAGCTTCGGCCGCGGATTGATGCGGGTAAATTTCCTGATAAATTACGGCTGGCAATGGGACTTGCGGGCATTGATGGCCAATAGAAAAGAGAAGGTGCCTGGAGGGAAAAACATCGCTGAGGTGCTGGCATCATCGGATGTTTCCAGGATAGATCTAGTCATCCGTTGGGGCGGCCGCAGGCGGCTCAGTGGCTTTTTACCAATTCAAACAGTTTACGCCGACTTTTATGTAGTGGACGAGATGTGGCCCGATTTTAAAGAAGGCCACGTCTATGAGGCGCTAAGCTGGTACCAGGCACAGGATATAACTTTAGGCGGGTGA
- a CDS encoding cytochrome c3 family protein, translating into MAKRNLKLIILVSGFLLIAVTILGVEFSSQPRFCYNCHEMGMVYEAWQTGFHQDISCLKCHAEPGIDGLIRTKAKGLREVYVHFTNPQIEPKAEADTWEFSQRCLACHDIKGKGGPHNEKHFAMEFTCVSCHKGIGHDPDKNDKLPSRDICQKCHG; encoded by the coding sequence GTGGCTAAAAGAAATTTAAAATTGATAATCCTGGTTTCGGGATTTTTACTTATCGCAGTGACAATTCTTGGTGTGGAATTTTCTTCGCAGCCGCGCTTTTGCTACAACTGCCATGAGATGGGCATGGTCTATGAAGCATGGCAGACCGGCTTTCATCAGGATATTTCATGCCTCAAATGCCACGCTGAACCCGGAATAGACGGCTTAATAAGGACTAAGGCAAAGGGATTACGGGAAGTATACGTACATTTTACTAACCCCCAGATCGAGCCGAAAGCCGAAGCGGATACCTGGGAATTTTCTCAAAGGTGCCTAGCCTGCCACGATATTAAAGGTAAGGGCGGCCCTCACAACGAAAAGCACTTCGCAATGGAATTCACCTGTGTCAGCTGCCATAAGGGTATTGGGCATGACCCAGATAAAAATGACAAATTGCCGTCTAGAGATATTTGCCAGAAGTGCCATGGGTAG
- a CDS encoding YkuS family protein yields the protein MLPRIAVQDANGDVARVLKEHGYPVVDLMINQDPVDVVVMQYWSGSEVEDGVAPGDSPIIINSVGQSPEQVLHKVEQMI from the coding sequence ATGTTACCGCGGATTGCGGTGCAGGATGCCAATGGCGATGTGGCCAGAGTATTGAAAGAGCATGGTTACCCGGTTGTAGACTTGATGATTAATCAGGATCCTGTGGACGTGGTGGTGATGCAGTACTGGTCCGGGTCTGAAGTTGAAGACGGCGTTGCACCGGGGGACAGCCCGATCATCATTAACAGTGTGGGACAGTCACCGGAACAGGTGTTACACAAAGTTGAACAAATGATTTAG
- a CDS encoding ABC transporter ATP-binding protein → MLRADNVFKTFNAGSVNEKTALAGVDLQLSSADFVTIIGGNGAGKSTLLNVVAGVFPLDRGGIAIGGDMIEKQPEHRRAADIGRVFQDPLMGTAATMTIEENLSMAYRRGKRRRLKWGITAGERKFFKEQLAQLDLGLETRLKSKVGLLSGGQRQALTLLMATMTEPKLLLLDEHTAALDPKTAQKVLELTDKIVDTHKLTTLMVTHNMRDALKHGNRTIMMHEGKIILDLQHEQKQKTKVDDLMRMFEKVSGNKMANDRMLLAN, encoded by the coding sequence ATGTTAAGGGCTGATAATGTTTTTAAAACCTTTAATGCCGGCAGTGTTAATGAGAAGACTGCACTGGCCGGAGTTGATCTGCAATTAAGCTCCGCCGACTTTGTCACTATCATTGGCGGAAATGGTGCGGGTAAGTCCACATTGCTCAATGTGGTGGCAGGTGTTTTTCCCTTAGATAGGGGCGGTATTGCTATCGGTGGCGATATGATTGAGAAACAGCCCGAACACCGGCGGGCGGCTGACATCGGTCGGGTATTTCAAGACCCGTTGATGGGTACGGCAGCTACCATGACCATAGAAGAAAACCTGTCAATGGCCTATCGCAGGGGCAAAAGGCGCCGACTGAAGTGGGGTATTACAGCAGGCGAAAGGAAATTTTTTAAAGAACAACTGGCCCAGCTGGATTTAGGGTTAGAGACTCGATTGAAGAGCAAAGTGGGCTTACTTTCCGGAGGCCAACGCCAGGCGCTGACCTTACTAATGGCGACTATGACCGAGCCCAAACTTCTTTTGTTAGATGAGCATACTGCTGCTCTTGACCCTAAAACCGCACAAAAGGTTTTGGAACTTACTGATAAGATTGTGGATACACATAAACTGACGACGCTGATGGTGACGCATAACATGCGAGATGCCTTAAAACATGGCAATCGTACTATCATGATGCATGAGGGTAAGATAATCCTTGACTTGCAGCATGAGCAGAAACAGAAAACTAAGGTAGATGACTTGATGCGTATGTTTGAAAAGGTTAGTGGAAATAAAATGGCCAACGATAGGATGTTGCTGGCTAATTAA
- the hcp gene encoding hydroxylamine reductase, with protein sequence MFCYQCSQTPKGGCTKVGVCGKSEDLASLQDTIMIGLKGVAAYAFHARELGYTDPEVDAITQEALFSTLTNTNFNVDDTIGMALKVGSATVKSMDLLDRAHTDLLGIPEPVKVAQDRVEGKSILVTGHDLYALKELLKQTEGKGINIYTHSEMLPAHGYPELKKYSHLKGNVGGSWVKQRKLFEEFPGAILGTTNCVLPVRESSNYGGRFFTYGIAGLEGVQKIENDDFTPVIEQALSLPAVNVESEKSLMTGFHHENVLPLAGKIVEAVKAGKIRRFFVVAGCDTPLKGHDYYRELAQAIPKDCVILTTSCGKFRFNDLDFGDIDGIPRLIDLGQCNNSGSAVKIALALADAFDCGVNDLPLSIVLSWFEQKAVAILLGLFSLGVKNVYVGPKAPEFLTEGVVKVLQDNFNLQLTSGDAKADLEKMLG encoded by the coding sequence ATGTTTTGTTATCAGTGTTCACAGACACCCAAAGGTGGGTGCACCAAGGTTGGCGTTTGCGGGAAAAGTGAGGATTTGGCTAGTTTACAGGATACTATCATGATTGGTTTAAAAGGTGTAGCTGCGTATGCCTTCCACGCCCGTGAGTTAGGTTATACCGACCCAGAGGTGGATGCCATAACTCAGGAAGCTTTGTTCAGTACCTTGACCAACACAAACTTTAATGTAGATGACACTATTGGTATGGCGTTAAAGGTAGGTTCGGCCACTGTCAAGTCGATGGACCTTTTGGACCGGGCGCATACTGACCTACTGGGAATACCTGAGCCGGTGAAAGTAGCTCAAGATCGAGTTGAAGGTAAAAGTATTTTGGTCACTGGTCACGACCTATATGCATTGAAGGAACTATTAAAGCAGACAGAAGGTAAAGGTATTAACATTTATACTCACTCTGAAATGTTGCCGGCCCATGGTTATCCGGAGCTAAAAAAATACTCTCATCTGAAAGGTAACGTCGGCGGTTCCTGGGTGAAACAGCGGAAACTGTTTGAAGAGTTTCCTGGCGCCATTCTAGGTACTACTAACTGTGTTTTACCGGTACGGGAAAGCAGCAATTACGGTGGCCGCTTCTTTACGTATGGTATTGCCGGCTTGGAAGGGGTACAAAAGATCGAGAATGATGACTTCACGCCAGTAATCGAGCAGGCACTATCGCTGCCTGCTGTCAACGTAGAATCCGAGAAAAGTCTTATGACTGGCTTCCATCATGAGAATGTGCTGCCATTGGCAGGCAAGATTGTTGAAGCTGTGAAAGCTGGTAAGATTAGAAGATTCTTTGTCGTTGCCGGCTGCGATACACCGCTAAAGGGTCATGATTATTACCGAGAACTTGCACAAGCGATACCCAAGGACTGTGTAATTCTGACCACTTCCTGCGGTAAGTTCCGTTTTAACGACCTTGACTTTGGTGACATTGATGGCATTCCCCGTCTAATTGATTTAGGGCAGTGTAATAACTCCGGCTCTGCGGTGAAAATTGCCCTGGCTCTTGCTGATGCTTTTGACTGCGGTGTCAACGATCTGCCGCTGTCCATCGTACTTTCCTGGTTTGAGCAAAAGGCCGTGGCTATTCTCTTAGGATTATTTAGCCTTGGAGTTAAGAACGTTTACGTAGGGCCTAAAGCACCGGAATTCCTCACTGAAGGAGTAGTAAAAGTGCTGCAGGACAACTTCAATCTACAGCTCACCAGTGGCGATGCAAAAGCTGATTTGGAAAAAATGTTGGGCTAA
- a CDS encoding ABC transporter permease encodes MYLNILLGSIEQGLLYSIMVLGVYITFRVLDYADLTVDGSFTLGAAVAAIMIVNGYNPWLGVLIAILAGAAAGIMTGALHTKLDIAPLLSGILSMIALYSINLRVMGKANVTLLRMDTVFSSLVDLGIAKSWVVIILGTLVTVVTVLLLWWFLNTELGLAMRATGDNTQMIRSLGVNTNTMKIIGLSISNGMVALSGALVAQYQSFADIGMGIGMIVVGLASVIIGEVLFGTSGIMRTLLAVAMGSVVYRLVIAIVLQLGLQPTDLKMFTALIVTIALASPIVKGKLQRLLKTGKDGQNVKG; translated from the coding sequence ATGTATTTAAACATCCTGCTAGGGTCGATAGAACAAGGACTACTCTATTCCATTATGGTATTAGGGGTTTACATTACATTTAGAGTACTTGATTACGCCGATTTAACCGTTGATGGCAGCTTTACCTTAGGTGCTGCGGTAGCGGCCATTATGATCGTCAACGGTTATAACCCCTGGTTGGGAGTGTTAATTGCAATTTTGGCAGGCGCTGCAGCCGGCATTATGACCGGAGCGCTGCACACAAAGTTGGACATTGCACCGCTTTTGTCAGGAATTTTAAGTATGATTGCTTTATACTCAATTAATTTACGAGTAATGGGGAAAGCAAATGTTACATTGCTGCGAATGGATACGGTATTCTCTAGTTTGGTTGACTTAGGTATCGCTAAATCATGGGTGGTAATTATCCTGGGCACTTTGGTGACTGTGGTAACGGTACTATTGCTATGGTGGTTCTTAAATACTGAGCTGGGTCTAGCAATGCGTGCCACCGGGGATAATACTCAGATGATTCGTAGTCTAGGTGTGAATACCAATACGATGAAGATTATTGGGTTAAGTATCAGTAACGGAATGGTAGCTTTGTCCGGTGCACTTGTAGCTCAGTACCAAAGTTTTGCAGATATTGGTATGGGTATAGGAATGATCGTGGTAGGCCTTGCTTCGGTCATTATCGGTGAAGTGTTGTTTGGCACATCAGGAATTATGCGTACACTGCTGGCCGTAGCCATGGGCTCGGTAGTTTACCGGTTAGTAATTGCGATAGTGCTGCAATTAGGGCTGCAGCCTACCGACTTGAAGATGTTTACCGCGCTGATTGTAACCATTGCATTGGCGTCACCCATTGTTAAGGGCAAACTGCAGCGGTTGTTGAAGACGGGAAAGGATGGCCAAAATGTTAAGGGCTGA
- a CDS encoding NapC/NirT family cytochrome c: MIKFLLKALGYLGIIFLFGIAAFFATYGATSSTDFCKSCHEVKPFVESWEQSPHQEVHCFGCHEYQRPGGFIESKARGLSYLVAYYTQKDPIPVKGIFYESKCISCHLGSNKDFPEAPLLPKEPVDHGDLITRQRPCTECHQNTGHEHYFGLEERLAK, encoded by the coding sequence ATGATCAAATTCTTATTAAAAGCATTGGGGTATCTCGGCATTATTTTTCTTTTTGGCATAGCTGCATTTTTTGCAACTTATGGGGCTACATCCTCCACCGATTTTTGTAAAAGCTGCCACGAAGTTAAACCGTTTGTAGAGTCTTGGGAGCAGTCCCCGCATCAGGAAGTTCACTGTTTCGGCTGTCACGAGTACCAGCGGCCAGGAGGCTTCATCGAGTCAAAAGCACGAGGGTTAAGCTATCTTGTCGCCTATTATACCCAAAAAGACCCTATACCTGTGAAAGGTATTTTTTATGAAAGCAAGTGCATCTCGTGCCATTTAGGCAGCAATAAGGATTTTCCTGAAGCACCGCTCCTGCCCAAAGAGCCTGTGGATCATGGAGACCTTATCACCCGGCAACGACCGTGTACTGAATGTCATCAGAACACCGGCCATGAACATTACTTTGGTCTCGAAGAAAGATTGGCTAAGTAA
- a CDS encoding ABC transporter substrate-binding protein — MKKRSVILLALLMVLALVAVGCGDAAGTQAVKLGIVQIVEHPALDASRTGFLDALNDNGFAEGDNLEVDYKNAQGDQSTLKTISQKFVNDQVDLVLAIATPSAITMASETQSTPILITAVTDPVAANLVKSNENPGTNVTGTTDMTPVKAQLEMLKQLSPDVEKVGVIYNSSEINSEVQVNIAKEAAAELGLEIVEATVTTSAEVMQVSQSLVGQVDAIYVPTDNLVASSIASVVTVAEEHDIPLVVGESGMVNGGALATIGIDYYKLGYQTGEMAVRVINGEKPAEMAIESQKELDIVVNLGAAERMGVEIPQEIIDQAKEVIE; from the coding sequence ATGAAAAAGAGAAGTGTTATTTTATTGGCTTTGTTGATGGTATTGGCTCTTGTAGCTGTGGGCTGTGGTGATGCAGCAGGAACCCAGGCAGTGAAATTAGGTATTGTTCAAATCGTAGAACACCCGGCACTGGATGCTTCAAGAACCGGTTTTTTGGACGCACTTAACGATAATGGCTTTGCTGAGGGTGACAACCTGGAAGTTGATTATAAAAATGCTCAGGGAGACCAGTCTACATTAAAAACCATTTCCCAAAAATTTGTTAATGACCAGGTAGACCTGGTGCTTGCAATTGCCACACCATCTGCTATCACCATGGCCAGTGAGACGCAATCTACACCAATATTGATTACAGCCGTTACTGATCCAGTTGCTGCCAACTTAGTAAAAAGCAATGAAAATCCGGGAACTAATGTTACCGGCACCACAGACATGACACCGGTAAAGGCTCAGCTGGAAATGTTGAAGCAGTTATCTCCTGATGTTGAAAAAGTTGGTGTTATCTATAATTCTAGTGAAATTAATTCTGAAGTACAGGTAAATATAGCTAAGGAAGCTGCGGCCGAATTAGGACTCGAAATAGTAGAGGCAACAGTAACCACCAGTGCAGAGGTAATGCAGGTCAGTCAATCACTGGTAGGGCAAGTTGATGCTATCTATGTTCCTACTGATAATTTGGTGGCTTCTTCCATCGCCAGTGTTGTCACTGTGGCTGAGGAACATGATATTCCATTGGTTGTTGGTGAATCCGGAATGGTTAACGGTGGTGCTTTAGCTACCATCGGCATTGATTACTATAAGCTCGGATATCAGACCGGAGAAATGGCTGTACGTGTTATTAATGGTGAAAAGCCAGCTGAAATGGCAATTGAAAGTCAAAAAGAGTTAGATATCGTAGTAAACTTAGGGGCTGCTGAAAGAATGGGTGTAGAAATTCCCCAGGAGATTATTGATCAGGCCAAAGAAGTTATCGAATAA